A genomic stretch from Hymenobacter psoromatis includes:
- a CDS encoding efflux transporter periplasmic adaptor subunit, with protein sequence MRTRLPGLAAGLLALLSTAACGSKKDATADGKGGKGGPQAVKSYPVLVVRPDTVTLFQDYPATIQGQQNVEIRPKVDGSVAAIYVDEGASVTKGQKLFQISAPQYEQAVRTAAAGIKTAQADVDAALMGVKKVQPLVARGIISKYELEGAQYTLEAKQAALAQARAALVNAQTNLGYTTIYSPVTGVMGTIPNKVGSLVSSTSTDPLTTISSIGSVYAYFSLSEKALLSFARRRAGNTLQDKLAHVPDVSLVLADGSLYGYKGRVETAIGQINTETGASSFRATFPNPQGLLRSGSSGSVRTYQPMKDAIIIPQSATYELQGKRFAYVVGADTAAHAHLLTVVPTPDGASFVVQKGLKAGQEVVLQGISDLKEGMKIRPKMTTDDKTRMEG encoded by the coding sequence ATGCGAACTCGATTACCAGGCCTCGCGGCCGGGCTCCTGGCCCTTCTCAGCACGGCTGCCTGCGGCTCTAAGAAAGACGCCACCGCCGACGGAAAAGGCGGCAAGGGCGGCCCCCAGGCCGTAAAATCTTACCCCGTGCTGGTGGTCCGGCCCGATACGGTGACGCTCTTTCAGGATTATCCAGCCACTATTCAGGGCCAGCAAAACGTGGAAATCCGGCCCAAGGTGGATGGTTCCGTGGCGGCTATTTACGTGGATGAGGGGGCCAGCGTGACGAAGGGCCAGAAGCTCTTCCAAATCTCGGCCCCGCAGTATGAGCAGGCCGTGCGCACGGCCGCGGCCGGCATCAAAACGGCCCAGGCCGACGTGGACGCTGCCCTCATGGGCGTGAAAAAAGTGCAGCCGCTGGTGGCCCGCGGCATCATCAGCAAGTATGAGTTGGAGGGCGCGCAGTACACCCTGGAGGCCAAGCAAGCCGCCCTGGCCCAGGCCCGCGCCGCGCTCGTCAACGCCCAAACCAACCTCGGCTACACCACCATCTACAGCCCGGTTACGGGCGTGATGGGCACGATTCCGAACAAAGTCGGCTCGCTGGTGAGCAGCACCTCGACCGACCCGCTGACCACGATTTCGAGCATCGGCAGCGTGTACGCCTACTTTTCGCTCAGCGAAAAGGCGCTGCTCAGCTTTGCGCGCCGCCGGGCCGGCAACACCTTGCAGGACAAGCTCGCGCACGTGCCCGACGTGAGTCTGGTGCTGGCCGACGGCAGCCTGTATGGCTACAAAGGCCGGGTCGAAACGGCCATTGGCCAGATAAATACCGAAACCGGGGCCAGCAGCTTCCGCGCCACGTTTCCCAATCCGCAGGGCCTGCTGCGCAGCGGCAGCAGCGGCTCGGTGCGCACCTATCAGCCCATGAAAGATGCCATCATCATCCCGCAGAGCGCCACGTATGAGCTTCAGGGCAAACGCTTTGCCTACGTGGTGGGTGCCGACACGGCCGCCCACGCCCACCTGCTCACCGTGGTGCCTACCCCCGACGGGGCCTCCTTCGTGGTGCAAAAAGGCCTGAAAGCTGGCCAGGAAGTGGTGCTGCAAGGCATCAGCGACCTGAAGGAAGGCATGAAAATCCGCCCAAAAATGACGACCGATGACAAGACGAGAATGGAGGGGTAG